From Silurus meridionalis isolate SWU-2019-XX chromosome 14, ASM1480568v1, whole genome shotgun sequence, a single genomic window includes:
- the LOC124396530 gene encoding catenin beta-1-like yields the protein MATQSDLMELDMAMEQDRKAAVSHWQQQSYLDSGIHSGATTTAPSLSGKGNPEDEDLENQVLYEWEQGFGQPFTPEHVTEMDGQYAMTRAQRVRAAMFPETLDEGMQIPTTQFDSANPTNVQRLAEPSQMLKHAVVNLINYQDDAELATRAIPELTKLLNDEDQVVVNKASVMVHQLSKKEASRHAIMRSPQMVSAIVRTMQNTADVETARCTAGTLHNLSHHREGLLAIFKSGGIPALVKMLGSPVDSVLFYAITTLHNLLLHQEGAKMAVRLAGGLQKMVALLNKTNVKFLAITTDCLQILAYGNQESKLIILASGGPQALVNIMRTYTYEKLLWTTSRVLKVLSVCSSNKPAIVEAGGMQALGLHLTDPSQRLVQNCLWTLRNLSDAATKQEGMEGLLGTLVQLLGSDDINVVTCAAGILSNLTCNNYKNKMMVCQVGGIESLVRTVLRAGDREDITEPAVCALRHLTSRHQDAEMAQNAVRLHYGLPVVVKLLHPPSHWPLIKATVGLIRNLALCPANHAPLREQGAIPRLVQLLVRAHQDTQRRTSMGGTQQQFVEGVRMEEIVEGCTGALHILARDVHNRIVIRGLNTIPLFVQLLYSPIENIQRVAAGVLCELAQDKEAAEAIEAEGATAPLTELLHSRNEGVATYAAAVLFRMSEDKPQDYKKRLSVELTSSLFRTEPMAWNETGDMGLDMGAQGEPVGYRADDPSYRSFHTGYPQDGLGMDGILEHELAGHHPGADYPVEGLPDLGHSHDLMDGLPPTDSNQLAWFDTDL from the exons ATGGCTACCCAGT CTGATCTGATGGAGCTGGACATGGCGATGGAGCAGGACCGGAAGGCTGCAGTAAGCCACTGGCAGCAGCAGTCCTACCTGGACTCTGGTATCCACTCTGGAGCCACCACCACAGCACCTTCACTGTCTGGCAAGGGGAACCCTGAGGATGAGGACCTGGAAAACCAGGTGCTGTATGAGTGGGAGCAGGGATTCGGCCAACCCTTTACACCGGAGCACGTGACAG AGATGGACGGGCAGTACGCCATGACGCGTGCCCAGCGGGTGCGTGCCGCCATGTTTCCCGAGACCCTGGACGAGGGCATGCAGATCCCCACTACACAGTTTGACTCCGCTAACCCCACCAACGTGCAGCGGCTGGCCGAGCCGTCTCAGATGCTCAAGCACGCAGTGGTGAATCTCATCAACTACCAGGATGATGCTGAACTCGCCACCAGGGCTATTCCAGAGCTCACCAAGCTCCTCAATGATGAAGACCAG GTGGTGGTGAATAAGGCGTCCGTCATGGTGCATCAGTTGTCAAAGAAAGAGGCGTCGCGGCACGCCATCATGCGCTCCCCTCAGATGGTGTCTGCCATCGTGAGGACCATGCAGAACACTGCCGACGTGGAGACGGCACGCTGCACCGCCGGCACACTGCACAACCTTTCCCACCACCGGGAGGGCCTTCTCGCCATCTTTAAATCCGGCGGCATTCCTGCTCTGGTTAAGATGCTCGG atcTCCAGTGGACAGCGTGCTGTTTTACGCCATCACCACCCTGCACAACCTCCTCCTGCACCAGGAAGGAGCTAAAATGGCCGTACGCCTGGCCGGTGGCCTGCAGAAGATGGTCGCCCTGCTGAACAAGACCAACGTTAAATTCCTGGCCATCACCACAGACTGCCTGCAGATCCTGGCCTACGGCAACCAGGAGAGCAAG ctGATCATCTTGGCCAGTGGTGGCCCTCAGGCCCTGGTGAACATCATGAGGACCTATACATACGAGAAGCTACTGTGGACCACCAGCCGTGTGCTCAAAGTTCTTTCTGTTTGCTCCAGCAACAAACCTGCCATTGTGGAAGCTG GAGGAATGCAAGCTCTTGGTCTTCACCTGACCGACCCCAGCCAGCGACTGGTACAGAACTGCCTCTGGACCCTCAGAAACCTGTCAGATGCTGCCACCAAGCAG GAGGGTATGGAAGGGCTGCTTGGGACCCTGGTCCAGCTGCTCGGCTCGGACGACATAAACGTGGTGACGTGCGCCGCCGGCATCCTGTCCAACCTCACCTGCAACAACTACAAGAACAAAATGATGGTGTGCCAGGTCGGCGGCATCGAGTCGCTCGTGCGCACCGTGCTCAGAGCCGGAGACCGCGAGGACATCACCGAGCCTGCCGTGTGTGCGCTCCGCCATCTCACCTCCAGGCACCAGGATGCCGAAATGGCCCAGAATGCTGTGCGCCTTCACTACGGTCTTCCTGTGGTGGTCAAACTCCTGCACCCACCCTCACATTGGCCTCTTATTAAG GCCACAGTTGGATTAATCCGTAACCTGGCGCTTTGTCCAGCCAATCACGCACCACTGCGCGAGCAGGGTGCCATCCCCCGATTAGTCCAGCTGCTGGTGAGGGCACATCAGGACACCCAGAGGCGCACCTCTATGGGAGGCACACAGCAGCAGTTTGTG GAAGGAGTTCGAATGGAGGAGATCGTAGAGGGCTGCACTGGCGCGCTTCACATCCTGGCCAGAGACGTGCACAACAGAATTGTCATCCGAGGACTCAACACCATCCCGCTGTTTGTTCAG TTGCTGTATTCTCCGATCGAAAACATCCAGCGTGTGGCGGCCGGTGTTCTGTGTGAACTGGCACAGGACAAGGAAGCGGCAGAGGCCATTGAAGCGGAGGGAGCCACGGCACCCCTCACTGAACTGCTGCACTCCAGGAACGAGGGAGTGG CTACGTACGCGGCAGCTGTGCTGTTCCGCATGTCTGAGGACAAACCTCAGGACTATAAGAAGCGTCTGTCTGTGGAGCTGACCAGCTCTCTGTTCAGAACAGAGCCCATGGCCTGGAACGAG ACTGGTGATATGGGTCTGGACATGGGAGCTCAAGGAGAGCCTGTTGGATACAGAGCAGATG ACCCAAGCTACCGCTCCTTCCATACGGGCTACCCCCAGGACGGTCTGGGCATGGATGGCATTCTGGAACACGAGCTCGCCGGCCACCATCCCGGAGCGGATTACCCAGTAGAGGGGCTTCCTGACCTCGGCCACAGCCACGACCTGATGGACGGCCTTCCTCCAACAGATTCCAATCAGCTGGCCTGGTTCGACACGGACCTCTaa
- the LOC124396532 gene encoding piggyBac transposable element-derived protein 4-like has translation MGLDKDGSDSEDESEKDNQSTSPVKKPHLSTEAKSVPAWKNPDDEDVSPPAIRFRPARTPGVQLNPTNTYTPLELFKLYFCEDTVATLCQNTNKQADRNIQQGCKYKWTTLTVDEFYKYIGLIFYMALLKLDHIKDYWRQNNIFSIAFPGTVMARDRYRTISWNVHMSNPDEDQENDGRRGTPQYDRLFRVKPLMNRIRDACKTFYHPKRNLSVDERMVATKAKTGMTQYMKRKPTKWGLKLFVMADSSNGYTVDFSVYTGKDSSYSGQGISHDIVMSFMDRSFLGSGYHVYMDNFYTSSKLLMDLHAHKFGACGTYRENKKDSKDWPNTKLNSLGRTSLRGDFRWIRDGSLVFVKWMDAREVSVCSTIHAAYAGETIQRRVKTMKGTWETRTFSCPTPVLKYNQHMGGVDLSDQLIQYYTAQHKTMRWYRKLFLHFLDIAATNAYILHKELAAQRKRKASTHKAFMEELTAQLCGMLQKIPLKRSSCDHIPVPVAKLSTDVRRVASRGRRSCVLCRSQRSKKTPWKCRKCDVALCLQLTRNCFEEWHETVSLTVVK, from the exons ATGGGTTTGGATAAGGATGGTTCTGACAGTGAGGATGA AAGTGAAAAGGATAACCAGTCCACATCTCCAGTAAAGAAGCCACATCTATCCACTGAGGCAAAATCTGTCCCTGCATGGAAGAACCCCGATGACGAAGATGTGTCTCCACCAGCGATTCGGTTCCGACCTGCACGGACTCCTGGGGTGCAACTGAATCCGACAAACACGTACACGCCACTGGAATTGTTCAAATTGTACTTCTGTGAAGATACTGTGGCCACACTGTGTCAGAACACCAATAAACAAGCTGATAGGAACATCCAACAAGGGTGCAAGTACAAATGGACCACTTTGACAGTAGACGAGTTCTACAAGTACATCGGACTGATTTTTTACATGGCCCTGTTGAAACTGGACCACATTAAAGATTACTGGAggcaaaacaatattttttccatCGCCTTCCCGGGGACGGTGATGGCGAGAGACAGGTATAGGACCATATCATGGAACGTGCACATGAGCAATCCGGATGAGGACCAGGAAAACGACGGTAGACGAGGAACACCGCAGTATGACCGACTATTCCGGGTAAAACCGCTCATGAACAGGATTCGGGATGCCTGCAAAACCTTTTACCATCCAAAGAGAAACCTTTCGGTGGATGAACGAATGGTAGCAACTAAAGCAAAAACGGGCATGACGCAGTACATGAAGAGAAAACCCACCAAATGGGGCTTGAAGTTGTTCGTAATGGCAGACTCGAGCAACGGATACACGGTGGATTTTTCCGTGTATACAGGAAAGGACAGCTCTTACTCAGGACAAGGGATTTCACATGACATTGTGATGTCATTCATGGATCGTTCCTTCTTGGGTTCCGGGTACCATGTGTACATGGACAATTTTTACACAAGCTCAAAGCTATTAATGGATTTGCATGCTCACAAATTTGGCGCTTGCGGGACATACAGGGAAAACAAGAAAGACAGTAAAGATTGGCCGAACACTAAGTTAAACTCTCTCGGTAGAACGTCACTCAGGGGAGACTTCAGGTGGATCAGGGACGGTTCTCTGGTGTTCGTGAAGTGGATGGACGCTCGAGAAGTCTCGGTTTGCTCTACGATCCATGCAGCCTACGCTGGCGAAACGATTCAACGGAGGGTAAAGACCATGAAAGGGACATGGGAGACAAGGACATTTTCGTGCCCAACTCCTGTCCTCAAGTACAACCAACACATGGGAGGTGTGGACTTGTCTGACCAACTGATTCAGTACTACACAGCGCAGCACAAAACAATGAGATGGTACAGGAAGCTGTTTTTACACTTCTTGGACATTGCGGCTACGAACGCGTACATCTTACACAAAGAGCTCGCGGCGCAGCGGAAGCGTAAAGCCTCGACCCACAAGGCATTCATGGAGGAGCTGACCGCACAGCTGTGTGGCATGTTGCAGAAAATCCCTTTAAAACGGAGCAGCTGCGATCACATACCGGTGCCCGTGGCCAAACTGTCTACAGACGTCAGGCGGGTAGCTTCGCGAGGTCGGAGGAGCTGCGTCCTCTGCCGATCGCAACGATCCAAAAAAACGCCATGGAAGTGCAGGAAGTGCGATGTTGCCCTTTGCCTGCAGCTGACTAGAAACTGTTTTGAAGAATGGCACGAGACTGTCAGCTTAACTGTAGTAAAGTGA